One genomic region from Fictibacillus marinisediminis encodes:
- the ilvC gene encoding ketol-acid reductoisomerase, with the protein MAKVYYDKEIADQYLNGKKVAVIGYGSQGHAHALNLKESGYDVVVGVRQGKSYDQAVEDGVRVASVEEASNEADVIMILLPDELQPQVYKREIEPALTPGNALVFAHGFNVHFHQIVPPDFVDVFLVAPKGPGHLVRRTYEAGAGVPALIAVYQDVTGTAKETALEYAKGIGAARAGVLETTFKEETETDLFGEQAVLCGGLTSLVKTGFETLVEAGYQPEVAYFECLHELKLIVDLMYEGGLEGMRYSISDTAQWGDFQSGPRVVDEDTRTKMRAVLKDIQNGEFAKGWILENQANRPVFHAINESEKHHPIEVVGRELRAMMPFVKQQKEKTKEAVTSAKN; encoded by the coding sequence ATGGCAAAAGTTTATTATGACAAGGAAATCGCTGATCAATACTTAAACGGAAAAAAGGTAGCCGTTATTGGATATGGATCTCAAGGGCATGCCCACGCTTTGAATTTGAAAGAAAGCGGATATGACGTTGTAGTTGGTGTAAGACAGGGGAAATCCTATGACCAGGCTGTTGAAGATGGTGTCCGAGTAGCATCTGTAGAAGAAGCTTCCAATGAAGCGGATGTCATCATGATTCTTCTGCCGGATGAACTTCAGCCGCAAGTCTATAAAAGGGAGATCGAACCGGCGCTGACTCCGGGGAATGCACTTGTTTTTGCACATGGTTTCAATGTTCATTTCCATCAGATCGTTCCGCCGGATTTCGTCGATGTTTTCCTTGTTGCTCCTAAAGGACCGGGACATCTTGTAAGACGCACGTATGAAGCTGGAGCAGGTGTTCCTGCGCTGATCGCGGTTTATCAGGATGTTACGGGAACTGCGAAAGAAACGGCGCTTGAATATGCAAAAGGGATTGGAGCTGCAAGAGCCGGCGTTCTTGAAACAACCTTTAAAGAAGAAACCGAAACCGATCTGTTTGGTGAGCAGGCTGTCTTGTGCGGAGGATTGACTTCACTTGTCAAGACAGGTTTTGAAACTCTTGTAGAAGCTGGGTACCAGCCAGAGGTCGCCTACTTTGAATGTCTGCACGAGCTGAAGCTGATTGTTGACTTGATGTACGAAGGCGGCCTTGAAGGAATGAGATATTCCATTTCTGATACAGCTCAATGGGGCGATTTCCAATCCGGTCCAAGAGTAGTAGATGAAGATACAAGAACGAAAATGAGAGCGGTTCTGAAGGATATCCAAAACGGAGAGTTTGCTAAAGGCTGGATCTTGGAAAATCAGGCAAACCGCCCGGTGTTCCATGCCATCAATGAGAGTGAAAAACATCATCCGATTGAAGTAGTCGGCCGCGAGTTAAGAGCAATGATGCCTTTTGTTAAACAACAGAAGGAAAAAACGAAGGAGGCGGTGACAAGTGCGAAAAATTGA
- the ilvN gene encoding acetolactate synthase small subunit, which yields MRRIITATVLNQSGVLNRLTGLLTKRQFNIESITVGHSDDPGISKITIVVQVEDDRKLEQLLKQLHKQIDVLKVKDLTDMALVARELALIKVITTPDTRSEIKVIIEPFRAAIIDVSLENVTIEVTGDNEKVEALIELLRPYGIKEISRTGLTAMPRGTQKTVYNLNQFSII from the coding sequence ATGAGGCGCATTATAACAGCTACCGTTTTAAACCAGAGCGGTGTGTTAAACCGGCTGACAGGACTACTGACAAAAAGGCAATTTAACATTGAGAGCATCACGGTAGGACATTCCGATGATCCGGGGATATCAAAAATTACGATTGTTGTGCAGGTCGAGGATGACAGAAAACTCGAACAGCTGCTTAAACAGCTGCATAAACAGATCGATGTGCTGAAGGTAAAAGATCTCACCGATATGGCACTTGTAGCCAGAGAATTGGCGCTGATTAAAGTCATTACCACACCAGATACACGGAGTGAGATAAAAGTTATTATCGAGCCTTTCAGAGCAGCCATCATTGATGTAAGCCTTGAAAACGTTACGATTGAGGTGACAGGCGACAATGAAAAAGTAGAGGCGTTGATCGAGCTTCTGCGGCCGTACGGAATTAAGGAAATTTCCAGAACAGGGCTTACCGCAATGCCGCGCGGAACACAAAAAACAGTGTATAACCTGAATCAGTTTTCTATTATCTAA
- the ilvB gene encoding acetolactate synthase large subunit, with product MKASWVADEEKSKVQMMSGADMLMEALEKEGVDVLFGYPGGAVLPIYDALYKKNIRHILTRHEQGAIHAAQGFARVTGKAGVVIATSGPGATNLVTGIADAMIDSLPLVIFTGQVATSVIGTDAFQEADIVGVTMPITKHNYQVRRVEDLPGIVQEAFHIAQTGRPGPVLVDIPKDISTALGAFSTPKEVTLPGYQPTVMPNLLQVKRLADAIATAKKPVILAGAGVLFAGAENEILTLAEQHRIPVANTLLGLGSFPSDHPLFLGMAGMHGTYAANIALHECDLLIGIGARFDDRLTGDLNHFAKKAAVAHIDIDPAEIGKNVETLIPIVGCAKHTVSALLRESTSSGDTTEWVYHLSELKSSYPLWYKKDGETLKPQRLLEIIHEETKGEAVITTDVGQHQMWTAQYYGFSKPNRWVTSGGLGTMGFGFPAAIGAKIGNPELPVVAVTGDGGFQMTLQELSVLQELKLPVIIVIVNNQSLGMVRQWQEIFYEERYSQSLIPVQPDFVKLAAAYGIDAAVVTTEEDAKVKLANALESNSPFLLDCRVTSDENVYPMIAPGKGIHQMIGVKP from the coding sequence ATGAAAGCCAGCTGGGTGGCTGATGAAGAGAAAAGCAAAGTTCAAATGATGTCAGGAGCAGACATGCTGATGGAGGCACTTGAAAAAGAAGGGGTAGACGTCTTGTTCGGCTATCCTGGAGGTGCTGTCCTTCCAATCTATGATGCCCTTTACAAGAAAAATATCAGACATATTTTAACCCGCCATGAGCAAGGAGCCATCCATGCAGCTCAAGGGTTTGCAAGGGTTACCGGAAAAGCGGGAGTTGTCATAGCCACCTCGGGGCCGGGGGCAACGAATCTCGTTACTGGAATTGCTGATGCCATGATTGATTCTCTCCCGCTTGTCATCTTCACCGGGCAGGTGGCAACATCTGTTATCGGTACAGACGCTTTCCAGGAAGCTGACATAGTCGGTGTAACGATGCCGATCACCAAACATAACTACCAGGTAAGACGAGTGGAAGACCTTCCCGGGATCGTCCAGGAAGCCTTTCATATCGCTCAGACAGGAAGGCCAGGTCCGGTTCTGGTAGACATACCAAAAGATATTTCGACGGCTTTAGGAGCATTTTCTACTCCGAAAGAAGTCACACTGCCAGGTTACCAGCCAACAGTCATGCCGAATCTTCTCCAAGTAAAACGGCTGGCAGACGCCATTGCCACTGCAAAAAAACCTGTCATTCTTGCAGGTGCGGGTGTGCTGTTCGCTGGAGCAGAGAATGAAATCCTTACCTTGGCTGAACAGCATCGGATTCCGGTCGCCAATACATTGCTCGGGCTTGGCAGCTTCCCATCCGATCATCCCCTTTTCCTGGGAATGGCCGGAATGCATGGCACATATGCCGCGAATATTGCTCTGCACGAGTGTGATCTCCTGATTGGAATCGGAGCACGGTTCGATGACCGTTTGACAGGTGATCTAAATCACTTCGCCAAGAAAGCAGCCGTTGCCCATATTGACATTGATCCGGCTGAGATTGGCAAGAACGTGGAAACTCTGATTCCGATTGTCGGTTGTGCAAAGCATACCGTTTCAGCATTGCTTAGAGAAAGCACATCGTCAGGAGATACGACAGAATGGGTTTATCATTTATCTGAGCTGAAGAGCAGTTATCCGCTCTGGTATAAAAAAGACGGTGAAACGCTAAAACCCCAGAGGCTGCTGGAAATCATTCATGAGGAAACAAAAGGGGAAGCGGTCATTACGACAGACGTGGGACAGCATCAGATGTGGACAGCGCAATATTATGGTTTTTCCAAACCAAACCGCTGGGTAACTTCAGGAGGATTAGGAACGATGGGATTCGGATTCCCGGCAGCTATCGGGGCGAAAATTGGAAATCCAGAACTTCCTGTTGTTGCTGTAACAGGTGATGGCGGATTCCAAATGACATTACAGGAGCTATCTGTTCTTCAAGAATTGAAGCTGCCTGTCATCATTGTCATCGTTAATAACCAGTCACTGGGAATGGTTAGGCAGTGGCAGGAGATCTTTTACGAAGAACGTTATTCACAATCCCTCATTCCTGTTCAGCCTGACTTTGTAAAACTGGCAGCAGCTTATGGCATTGACGCAGCGGTTGTTACTACAGAAGAGGATGCCAAAGTGAAGCTTGCTAACGCGCTGGAGTCCAATTCTCCTTTCCTTCTCGACTGCAGGGTAACTTCGGATGAAAATGTCTATCCGATGATTGCTCCCGGGAAAGGAATTCATCAAATGATTGGGGTGAAACCATGA
- the ilvD gene encoding dihydroxy-acid dehydratase encodes MRSNMIKKGIDRAPHRSLLHAAGVKEEDMNKPFIGVCNSYVDIIPGHMHLNKVGEQVKQAIREAGGVPFEFNTIGVDDGIAMGHIGMRYSLPSREIIADSAETVINAHWFDGVFFIPNCDKITPGMLMAAVRTNVPAVFVSGGPMEAGKSSAGKSLSLVSVFEGVGSHLSGKMSREELLELESSACPTCGSCSGMFTANSMNSIMEMLGITLPGNGTLVATSKERDKLYKDAASCLMDLVERDIRPRDIITKEAIDDAFALDMAMGGSTNTVLHMLAIAHEAGIEYDLKRINEVAERVPYLSKISPASDYTMQDVHDAGGVSAIMKQLCHIEGAVHKDRITITGKTLYENIKDAAITNSDVIRYPDNAYSPVGGLSILYGNLAPDGCVIKVGGVDPSIKYFEGEAIVFESQDEALEGINSGKVKEGHVVVIRYEGPKGGPGMPEMLSPTSAIAGMGLSTKVALITDGRFSGASRGISIGHISPEAAEGGPIAFLENGDHIFIDLTQRSINIMLSTEELESRKTDWRQPEPKIKQGYLARYSKLVTSANTGGVLKI; translated from the coding sequence ATGCGCAGTAACATGATAAAAAAAGGAATTGACCGGGCACCGCATCGCAGCTTGCTGCATGCTGCCGGTGTCAAAGAGGAAGACATGAACAAGCCATTTATCGGGGTCTGCAACTCGTATGTAGATATCATTCCGGGACATATGCACCTCAATAAAGTAGGCGAACAAGTTAAGCAAGCCATCCGTGAAGCAGGCGGTGTCCCGTTTGAGTTTAATACAATCGGCGTCGATGATGGGATTGCCATGGGGCACATCGGGATGCGTTATTCGCTTCCGAGCCGGGAAATTATTGCTGATTCAGCGGAAACAGTCATTAATGCTCACTGGTTTGACGGAGTCTTTTTTATTCCAAACTGTGACAAGATAACGCCGGGCATGCTGATGGCAGCAGTTAGAACGAATGTACCTGCCGTATTCGTTTCAGGCGGCCCAATGGAAGCAGGGAAATCATCCGCTGGAAAATCACTTTCGCTCGTTTCTGTATTCGAAGGAGTCGGATCACATCTTTCCGGTAAGATGTCGAGGGAAGAACTGCTTGAGCTTGAATCAAGCGCCTGTCCGACCTGCGGATCCTGCTCCGGGATGTTCACTGCTAACAGCATGAACTCCATTATGGAAATGCTCGGCATTACATTGCCGGGAAACGGGACACTCGTCGCCACTTCGAAAGAGCGGGATAAGCTCTATAAAGATGCTGCCTCCTGTTTGATGGATCTGGTCGAACGCGATATCCGGCCAAGAGACATTATTACAAAAGAAGCCATAGATGATGCTTTTGCATTGGATATGGCCATGGGAGGATCAACGAACACCGTACTTCATATGCTGGCCATCGCACATGAGGCGGGGATCGAATACGATCTTAAACGAATTAATGAAGTAGCTGAAAGGGTTCCTTATTTATCCAAGATCAGTCCCGCATCCGACTACACGATGCAGGATGTCCATGATGCCGGTGGAGTCAGTGCCATCATGAAACAGCTCTGCCACATTGAAGGAGCAGTTCATAAAGACCGGATCACGATTACGGGGAAAACTCTCTATGAAAATATAAAAGATGCTGCCATTACAAACAGCGATGTAATCAGATACCCTGATAACGCCTACAGTCCTGTAGGCGGGCTCTCCATTCTATATGGAAACCTTGCACCTGACGGCTGTGTGATCAAGGTGGGCGGTGTAGATCCATCGATCAAATATTTTGAAGGAGAAGCCATCGTCTTTGAATCACAGGATGAAGCGTTAGAAGGCATCAACAGCGGAAAAGTAAAAGAAGGCCACGTTGTGGTTATCCGGTATGAAGGTCCAAAAGGCGGACCAGGAATGCCTGAGATGCTTTCACCGACCTCTGCAATCGCTGGAATGGGGCTAAGCACAAAGGTCGCTTTAATTACAGACGGAAGATTTTCAGGAGCATCCAGAGGAATTTCCATCGGTCATATTTCTCCTGAAGCGGCTGAAGGCGGTCCAATCGCGTTCCTGGAGAACGGCGACCACATTTTCATTGATTTGACTCAAAGATCGATCAACATCATGCTGAGCACAGAAGAACTGGAAAGCAGAAAAACGGACTGGAGACAGCCTGAACCTAAAATTAAACAAGGCTATCTCGCCCGTTACTCCAAGCTGGTTACTTCAGCCAATACTGGCGGAGTTCTGAAAATATAA
- the ilvE gene encoding branched-chain-amino-acid transaminase, with product MLEQWVYVDGEFVLKEDAKISVYDHGFLYGDGVFEGIRVYNGNVYRLDEHLQRLFESAQSIMLTIPHTKEELTKIIVETLQKNQYRDAYIRLVISRGRGNLGLDPFTCEKPGVIIIAEQLALFPKKLYETGIEIVTVASRRNRADVLSPKVKSLNYLNNILVKIEANLAGVSEALMLNDQGYVAEGSADNVFIVKGNSIKTPPGYLGALEGITRNAIVEIAAELGYNVSEEPFTRHDVYVADEVFLTGTAAEVIAVIKVDGRVIGEGVPGKHTNILLQAFRQRVVEEGVKVYPASTTVQAG from the coding sequence ATGTTAGAACAATGGGTTTATGTAGACGGTGAATTTGTCTTGAAAGAAGATGCCAAAATCTCTGTTTATGATCACGGATTTTTGTACGGAGATGGGGTGTTTGAAGGCATTCGAGTCTACAATGGAAATGTTTATCGGCTTGATGAACATCTACAGCGTCTGTTTGAATCAGCTCAATCCATCATGTTAACCATTCCGCACACAAAAGAGGAGCTGACAAAAATTATCGTCGAGACGCTCCAAAAAAACCAATATCGTGATGCCTACATTCGTTTAGTCATATCCCGTGGAAGAGGGAATCTTGGCCTGGATCCATTTACCTGTGAAAAACCGGGGGTTATCATCATTGCAGAACAGCTGGCTCTCTTCCCTAAAAAACTTTATGAGACTGGAATCGAAATTGTGACAGTAGCGAGCCGCAGGAACCGCGCAGATGTCTTGAGTCCAAAAGTAAAATCATTGAATTACTTAAACAACATACTCGTCAAAATTGAAGCCAATCTGGCTGGTGTCAGCGAAGCGCTTATGTTGAACGACCAAGGCTATGTAGCCGAAGGTTCTGCAGATAACGTATTTATTGTTAAAGGAAATAGTATCAAAACACCACCGGGTTACCTGGGAGCGCTTGAGGGAATTACGAGGAACGCTATCGTTGAGATCGCTGCAGAACTTGGCTACAACGTTAGCGAAGAGCCATTTACAAGACATGATGTGTATGTGGCTGATGAAGTGTTTCTTACAGGGACGGCTGCTGAAGTCATTGCTGTTATCAAAGTGGACGGCAGGGTAATCGGTGAAGGTGTTCCAGGAAAACACACGAATATTTTGCTGCAAGCGTTCAGGCAAAGAGTTGTCGAAGAGGGAGTCAAAGTCTATCCGGCTTCCACTACCGTACAAGCGGGCTAA
- a CDS encoding metallophosphoesterase family protein: MKVLIVSDSHGYKKELEMIKDRHRGEVEAMIHCGDSELTADSRELKDFITVQGNMDYAAPDLPTEAIELIGDTCFYVTHGHLYNVKMSLVSLTYRGEETGAKVICYGHSHTAHSFEKNGHIYINPGSIRMPRERFEKTYAICQVEGSTVNVSFLDLEGKEVEDLRSEFQLI; encoded by the coding sequence GTGAAAGTTTTAATCGTCAGTGACAGCCACGGATATAAAAAGGAACTGGAAATGATCAAAGACCGTCACCGAGGTGAAGTAGAAGCAATGATTCATTGCGGAGATTCCGAGCTTACTGCTGATTCCCGCGAATTAAAGGATTTTATCACGGTGCAGGGCAATATGGATTATGCTGCGCCTGACCTTCCTACAGAAGCTATAGAGCTGATTGGGGACACTTGCTTTTATGTCACGCATGGCCACCTGTATAATGTGAAAATGTCACTCGTATCACTAACCTATCGAGGAGAAGAAACAGGAGCTAAGGTTATTTGTTACGGACACTCTCACACAGCGCACAGCTTTGAGAAGAACGGCCATATCTATATCAATCCAGGCAGCATCAGAATGCCAAGAGAACGTTTTGAAAAAACCTACGCGATCTGTCAGGTTGAAGGCAGTACGGTGAACGTATCCTTTTTGGATCTTGAAGGAAAAGAAGTAGAAGACCTGAGAAGTGAATTTCAGCTCATTTAA
- a CDS encoding XTP/dITP diphosphatase, whose amino-acid sequence MKKVLIATKNEGKVKEFTFMFSEMGLEVTSLLDVENTPDVEETGTTFAENAALKAEEISELYNIPVIADDSGLVIDALDGRPGVFSARYAGIEKDDNKNMDKVLDEMRSVPPEERSARFVCALAVARPGMETLIVEGYCEGEIGYKKTGSNGFGYDPIFVVGHTSSTMAELTKEEKNKISHRANAMAKLKDQMHLLF is encoded by the coding sequence ATGAAAAAAGTACTGATTGCGACAAAGAACGAAGGTAAAGTAAAAGAATTTACGTTTATGTTCTCAGAAATGGGATTGGAAGTGACCTCTTTGCTGGATGTGGAGAACACTCCGGATGTTGAAGAAACAGGAACCACATTTGCTGAAAACGCAGCATTAAAAGCAGAAGAAATATCAGAACTTTACAATATTCCTGTTATCGCGGATGATTCAGGCCTTGTCATAGACGCTTTAGACGGCAGGCCGGGTGTTTTCTCGGCCCGATATGCGGGAATAGAAAAAGACGATAATAAAAATATGGACAAAGTGCTTGACGAGATGCGAAGCGTACCGCCTGAAGAGCGCAGTGCAAGATTTGTGTGCGCGCTCGCCGTTGCAAGGCCAGGTATGGAAACACTGATCGTTGAAGGGTATTGTGAAGGTGAGATCGGCTATAAAAAGACGGGAAGCAACGGCTTCGGCTATGATCCAATCTTTGTCGTCGGGCATACTTCGTCCACTATGGCAGAGCTCACAAAAGAAGAGAAAAACAAAATCAGCCATCGTGCAAATGCAATGGCGAAGCTTAAGGATCAGATGCATCTGCTGTTTTAG
- the rph gene encoding ribonuclease PH — MRNDGRANNELRPVMMDKDYIKHPEGAVLIAVGDTKVICTASIEERVPPFMRGQGKGWITAEYSMLPRATEQRTIRESSKGKVTGRTMEIQRLIGRALRSVVDLSKIGERTIWVDCDVIQADGGTRTASITGAFVAMVLAFGKLLETKAIKQMPVSDFLAATSAGIDEKEGALLDLNYAEDSAASVDMNIVMTGSGEFVELQGTGEEATFSYQQLQTLLELGNKGVTELIGIQKEVLGELAKLIK, encoded by the coding sequence ATGAGGAATGACGGAAGGGCGAACAACGAACTAAGGCCCGTAATGATGGATAAAGATTACATAAAACATCCGGAAGGAGCTGTCCTCATAGCAGTAGGTGACACAAAAGTGATTTGTACTGCAAGCATCGAAGAGAGAGTTCCTCCGTTTATGAGAGGGCAGGGTAAAGGCTGGATAACAGCTGAATATTCGATGCTTCCGCGAGCGACAGAACAGCGTACGATCCGGGAGTCAAGCAAGGGGAAAGTAACGGGCCGTACGATGGAAATCCAGCGGCTGATTGGAAGGGCGCTCCGTTCCGTCGTTGACCTTTCGAAAATCGGAGAGCGGACAATCTGGGTTGATTGTGATGTCATTCAAGCTGACGGAGGGACGCGGACGGCTTCCATTACAGGGGCGTTTGTTGCGATGGTATTAGCTTTTGGTAAGCTTTTGGAGACCAAAGCGATTAAACAAATGCCGGTTAGTGATTTTCTTGCTGCTACTTCTGCAGGGATTGACGAAAAAGAAGGAGCCCTGCTGGATTTGAATTATGCCGAAGATTCGGCTGCTTCAGTAGACATGAATATTGTCATGACCGGCAGCGGAGAATTTGTCGAGCTTCAAGGAACAGGAGAGGAAGCGACTTTTTCTTATCAGCAGCTGCAGACACTGCTCGAATTAGGGAATAAAGGCGTCACTGAATTGATTGGCATTCAGAAGGAAGTGCTCGGTGAACTGGCGAAACTAATTAAGTAA
- the racE gene encoding glutamate racemase, protein MDKPIGVIDSGVGGLTVAREIIRQLPKEEIYYLGDTARCPYGPRPMEEVRQYTLEMIEYLLSKEIKMLVIACNTATAAILDEVKKRLSIPVIGVIHPGARTALKVTRNQQVGIIGTVGTIKSGAYETALKEIKGDITVHSLACPPFVPLVENGELTGEDTYSTVLEVLQPLKETPIDTLILGCTHYPLLRPVIQKVMGEEIKLICSGAETAREVSAILDHSGLLFTGDRIPGHEFFSTSDNGHFLEIANHWMEEKVEHVHFIKLGQNH, encoded by the coding sequence ATGGATAAACCAATAGGCGTGATCGACTCAGGTGTAGGCGGTTTAACGGTAGCGAGGGAGATCATCCGGCAGCTGCCTAAGGAAGAAATTTATTATTTGGGTGATACTGCACGCTGTCCGTATGGACCCAGACCAATGGAGGAAGTAAGACAATACACATTGGAGATGATTGAGTACCTTCTCAGCAAGGAGATAAAGATGCTTGTCATCGCATGTAACACAGCGACAGCAGCCATTTTGGATGAAGTGAAAAAAAGGCTCAGCATACCGGTTATAGGTGTCATACACCCTGGAGCGAGAACAGCCCTGAAAGTAACGAGGAATCAGCAGGTCGGAATCATCGGGACCGTCGGAACAATAAAAAGCGGTGCTTACGAGACGGCGTTAAAAGAGATCAAGGGCGATATTACTGTGCACAGTCTTGCCTGTCCACCGTTTGTCCCGCTCGTTGAGAACGGTGAACTGACCGGAGAGGATACGTACAGCACGGTTCTTGAAGTTCTTCAGCCGTTAAAAGAGACCCCGATCGATACTCTTATTCTCGGATGTACACATTATCCGTTATTACGGCCGGTCATTCAAAAAGTAATGGGAGAAGAGATCAAGCTGATCTGCTCAGGTGCTGAAACTGCAAGAGAGGTTTCAGCCATTCTGGATCACAGTGGTCTTTTGTTTACCGGCGACCGGATTCCAGGTCATGAATTCTTTTCTACATCAGATAACGGACATTTCCTTGAGATCGCGAATCATTGGATGGAAGAAAAAGTAGAGCATGTGCATTTTATTAAATTAGGACAAAACCACTGA
- the ptsP gene encoding phosphoenolpyruvate--protein phosphotransferase gives MSEKISGIAASAGIAIAKAFILENPELIIEKKTVENTGLEVERFSAAVEKAKGELQVIKENALKELGEDKAAIFAAHLLVLEDPELIDAVKTKIQNENVNAESAMDEISGMFISMFEQMDNEYMKERAADIRDVSKRVLAHLLGVQFSSPATISEEVVIIAEDLTPSDTAQLNRKFVLGFATDIGGRTSHSAIMSRSMEIPAVVGTKTVTEKISSGTLLIIDGLDGEVIVDPSNEELDLYKKKQEEYKAQKAEWAKLVNEQTTTADGHHAELAANIGTPQDVKGVLENGAEGVGLYRTEFLYMGRDQLPTEEEQFKAYKEVLEKMEGKPVVIRTLDIGGDKELPYLDLPKEMNPFLGFRAIRLCLEQQEIFRTQLRALLRASAYGNLKIMFPMIATLVEFRSAKQVLLEEKEKLVKEGVSVSENIEIGIMVEIPSTAVLSDRFAKEVDFFSIGTNDLIQYTMAADRMNERVSYLYQPYNPAILRLIRMVITAAHKEGKWVGMCGEMAGDPIAIPILLGLGLDEFSMSATSVLPARSQLSKLSKAEAEKHVDTILNMDTAEDVVKFVNENF, from the coding sequence ATGTCTGAAAAGATTTCAGGTATTGCTGCATCAGCTGGCATTGCGATTGCCAAAGCATTTATTCTTGAAAACCCTGAATTAATCATTGAAAAAAAGACGGTTGAAAATACCGGTCTTGAGGTTGAACGGTTTTCGGCTGCAGTAGAAAAGGCGAAAGGCGAACTTCAGGTTATTAAAGAAAATGCATTAAAAGAATTAGGAGAAGATAAGGCAGCGATTTTTGCTGCCCATCTTCTTGTCCTTGAAGACCCAGAGCTAATTGATGCAGTTAAAACCAAAATTCAGAATGAAAATGTCAACGCTGAGAGTGCGATGGATGAGATTTCAGGAATGTTTATCAGCATGTTTGAGCAGATGGATAATGAGTATATGAAAGAACGTGCGGCGGATATCCGTGATGTATCCAAGCGCGTCCTCGCTCATTTGCTGGGCGTTCAATTCTCTTCTCCCGCAACAATCTCAGAGGAAGTAGTGATCATTGCCGAAGACTTGACGCCATCCGATACAGCACAGCTTAACCGCAAGTTTGTTCTGGGATTTGCGACGGATATTGGCGGCAGAACCTCTCATTCAGCCATCATGTCCCGTTCCATGGAAATCCCGGCAGTTGTTGGGACGAAAACAGTAACCGAAAAAATCTCCAGCGGAACCCTGCTTATTATTGATGGACTTGATGGAGAAGTCATCGTTGATCCATCCAATGAAGAGCTTGATCTCTATAAGAAAAAGCAAGAGGAATATAAAGCGCAAAAAGCGGAGTGGGCGAAACTAGTAAACGAACAAACGACAACGGCTGACGGACACCATGCTGAACTTGCTGCTAATATCGGTACACCACAGGATGTTAAAGGCGTTCTTGAAAACGGTGCAGAAGGCGTCGGTCTCTACCGTACCGAATTCTTGTACATGGGTCGCGACCAGTTACCGACGGAAGAAGAGCAGTTTAAGGCCTATAAAGAAGTTCTTGAAAAAATGGAAGGAAAACCTGTCGTCATCCGAACGCTTGACATCGGTGGAGACAAAGAGCTTCCATACCTTGATCTTCCAAAGGAAATGAATCCGTTCCTTGGCTTTAGAGCGATTCGCCTTTGCCTGGAACAACAAGAGATCTTCAGAACACAGCTGAGAGCTTTGCTTCGTGCGAGTGCTTACGGAAACTTGAAAATCATGTTTCCGATGATTGCAACATTGGTTGAATTCCGATCGGCTAAGCAAGTTCTTCTTGAAGAAAAAGAAAAACTTGTAAAAGAAGGGGTATCCGTTTCAGAAAACATCGAAATCGGAATCATGGTAGAGATTCCTTCCACTGCTGTCCTTTCTGACCGTTTTGCAAAAGAAGTCGATTTCTTTTCCATCGGTACGAACGACCTTATTCAGTACACGATGGCAGCAGACAGGATGAACGAAAGGGTTTCTTACCTTTACCAGCCATACAATCCGGCAATCCTTCGGTTGATCCGAATGGTGATTACTGCTGCCCATAAAGAAGGAAAATGGGTTGGAATGTGCGGTGAGATGGCCGGCGATCCGATTGCGATTCCTATTCTTCTTGGTCTTGGACTTGATGAATTCTCCATGAGTGCAACATCAGTCCTTCCTGCGAGAAGCCAGCTTTCCAAACTTTCCAAAGCTGAAGCAGAAAAACATGTAGACACCATCTTAAACATGGATACTGCTGAAGATGTTGTAAAGTTTGTTAACGAAAATTTCTAA
- a CDS encoding phosphocarrier protein HPr, with product MAEKTFKVTSDSGIHARPATVLVNQAGQFSSDITLGYNGKNVNLKSIMGVMSLGIQSGSEITIKAEGSDADEALAAIEDVMKKEGLGE from the coding sequence ATGGCAGAAAAAACTTTTAAAGTAACAAGTGACTCAGGAATTCACGCACGTCCGGCAACTGTATTAGTAAACCAAGCAGGGCAATTCAGCTCTGACATTACACTTGGTTATAACGGGAAAAACGTAAACCTTAAATCCATTATGGGTGTAATGAGCCTTGGTATCCAAAGCGGTTCTGAAATCACAATCAAAGCTGAAGGTTCTGATGCTGATGAAGCATTGGCTGCTATTGAAGATGTAATGAAAAAGGAAGGACTTGGTGAGTAA